A region from the Oncorhynchus clarkii lewisi isolate Uvic-CL-2024 chromosome 8, UVic_Ocla_1.0, whole genome shotgun sequence genome encodes:
- the LOC139415568 gene encoding rho GTPase-activating protein 18-like: protein MQHESRNMNRQQDAKGVILTGYFSNSEVSPPASVVNNVEEIESSSLSRRTDLYSVQSRPKNASGKPPYHCYNSRDKLDELLMDEYWTEVENITLSGEGKGDAEPQEVVELKLPDEGEQEKAWLTEAGLATLFDESASDPEDMMGLLFTLTRTQAAAVEKRFETIRKRNKQHHIPDVRDIFKLPGTLESKEDEAKSTERSENRKINITTDGQVVGQGNGAGPSEQSVSEPETDINLELSFSDQALIYKEDSKASSEALTDTDDKLPNFKLSRDKTGLTKMGDLSPQDMKKVHRLVLIEMTALFDTAGIDLKAHKAVKLKVKESGLFGVPLATLLEQDQRRQPGTKVPIILQRLIFHIEEEGLDTEWLLRIPGSATRVKAVHVELEGKFYEGLFSWESLKQHDAASLLKLFIRELPHPLLTVEYLIAFMAVLKLPTKTQQLQALNLVVLLLPESSRDVLKALMEFLQRVIDHKEQNKMTLNNVAVVMAPNIFMFKGFRNKISMQQELSMATETANIVRLLIRYQNLLWTIPKFIMNQVRKQNTENQKKISKERAMRKLLKKIAYDREKPEKQEKPPSEADSSSQGFIRVQAPQFSKVSMAVQLTEELQASDVLSHFLSQKSSVSVKREDLCLYEIGGNIKERCLDEDTYMKDLLELNPSAKWVIKWIIQR, encoded by the exons TCGCAGGACAGATCTCTACAGTGTCCAGAGCCGGCCCAAAAATGCCTCAGGAAAGCCCCCATACCACTGCTATAACTCCCGGGACAAGCTGGACGAGCTGTTAATGGATGAATACTGGACAGAGGTGGAGAACATCACCCTTAGCGGCGAGGGAAAGGGGGATGCAGAGCCACAGGAGGTGGTGGAGCTGAAGTTGCCTGATG agggGGAACAGGAGAAGGCATGGCTGACTGAGGCAGGGCTGGCCACTCTGTTTGACGAGTCGGCGTCGGACCCCGAGGACATGATGGGGCTGTTGTTCACACTGACGCGCACACAGGCTGCCGCCGTGGAGAAACGTTTTGAAACCATCAGGAAGAGGAACAAGCAGCACCACATACCTGACGTCAGAGACATTTTCAAACTCCCAGGCACACTGGAGTCAAAG GAGGATGAAGCAAAGTCAACAGAGAGAAGTGAAAACAGAAAAATTAATATTACGACAGATG gtcagGTGGTGGGGCAGGGGAATGGGGCTGGCCCTTCTGAGCAGAGTGTGTCTGAACCTGAGACTGACATCAACCTAGAGCTGTCCTTCTCTGATCAGGCCCTCATCTATAAGGAGGACTCAAAGGCCAGCAGTGAGGCTCTGACGGACACAGACGATAAGCTACCT AACTTCAAGCTAAGCAGAGACAAGACTGGGCTGACCAAGATGGGGGACCTGTCCCCTCAGGATATGAAGAAGGTGCACCGCCTGGTACTGATAGAGATGACCGCTCTGTTTGACACGGCAGGCATCGACCTCAAGGCCCACAAAGCAGTCAAACTCAAGGTCAAAG AGTCTGGCCTGTTTGGAGTTCCCCTGGCCACCCTATTGGAGCAGGACCAGAGGAGACAGCCAGGGACCAAGGTGCCAATCATACTGCAGAGG ctGATCTTTCACATAGAGGAGGAAGGTCTGGACACAGAGTGGCTTCTACGGATACCCGGATCAGCCACAAGAGTCAAG GCGGTGCATGTGGAGCTGGAGGGGAAGTTCTATGAGGGCCTGTTCTCATGGGAGAGTCTGAAGCAGCACGATGCAGCCAGCCTGCTCAAGCTCTTCATCAGGGAGCTGCCCCACCCACTGCTCACTGTGGAGTACCTCATTGCTTTCATGGCAGTGCTCA AACTGCCCACTAAGACGCAACAGCTGCAGGCTCTCAACTTAGTGGTTCTGCTACTTCCAGAGTCCAGCCGTGATGTACTGAAG GCGCTGATGGAGTTCCTTCAGAGGGTCATAGACCACAAAGAGCAGAACAAGATGACCTTGAACAACGTTGCCGTGGTGATGGCTCCAAACATATTCATGTTTAAAGGCTTCCGCAACAAGATCAGTATGCAGCAGGAATTATCCATGGCCACAGAGACCGCCAACATCGTCCGACTGCTCATCCGATACCAAAACCTACTCTGGACG ATTCCTAAATTCATAATGAACCAAGTCAGGAAACAAAACACGGAGAATCAGAAGAAAATTAGCAAAGAGCGTGCCATGAGGAAACTCTTAAAGAAGATTGCTTATGACCGAGAGAAACCCGAAAAACAGGAGAAACCCCCCTCAGAG GCGGACAGTAGTTCTCAGGGCTTCATCAGGGTCCAGGCCCCTCAGTTCTCTAAGGTCTCCATGGCTGTCCAGTTGACTGAAGAGCTGCAGGCGTCTGACGTCCTCAGTCACTTCCTCAGCCAGAAGAG CTCTGTGTCTGTGAAGAGAGAAGACCTGTGCCTTTATGAAATAGGGGGCAATATCA AGGAGCGCTGTCTGGATGAGGATACCTATATGAAAGACCTGTTGGAGCTGAACCCCAGTGCAAAGTGGGTCATCAAGTGGATCATCCAGAGATAG